The following coding sequences are from one Lagopus muta isolate bLagMut1 chromosome 33, bLagMut1 primary, whole genome shotgun sequence window:
- the LOC125686238 gene encoding zinc finger protein RFP-like isoform X1, with translation MASAASRAKEKGEGGSHHPVPEHRMDDGGGGGAWPERGRLGDTEVIGHRNHLRKGNFHTKLHLEHLAEKLKLLGLEGDKGEKEKLCSWRKRTFLSNGPRDDGGPTGAPIKESVQEDGEQICSHLENLKKQRKELLELKTSGERRCQDFLTRTEAERQKIASEFRQLHRFLKEKEVMLLARLGELDRAVLRRQEEEEAKVQGDISLLSILICEMEEKLKRPTCGFLQDARGTLNRWEMGRTQRTTESFADVERRLRVISQQNKILKETLGRFQDLLPSELEKEEGASVGEEGEAFVTLDPSTATAGLVLSRDRRGVRWMDTGHNVSPCPQRFDVSCCVLGCRGFTSGRHFWDVEVMGGGTWALGVARSSVPRKGWLAFHPDYGIWAVGCCRNRFRAFTSPPTALPLGGNPNRIRVVLDYGGGRVAFYLAAQKNPIFAFQNASFCGESIFPFFWVGRESHLHLCP, from the exons ATGGCCTCCGCTGCTTCTagagcaaaggaaaagggagaggggGGCTCCCACCACCCTGTCCCAGAGCATCGGATGGAcgatggaggtggaggtggagcgTGGCCAGAGCGAGGACGGCTCGGGGATACGGAGGTCATCGGCCACCGAAACCACCTCAGGAAAGGGAATTTCCACACAAAGCTCCACTTGGAGCACCTGGCAGAGAAGCTGAAGCTTTTGGGGCTGGAAGGAGACAAAGGGGAGAAGGAGAAGCTCTGCTCGTGGCGCAAGAGGACGTTCCTCTCCAATGGACCTCGGGATGATGGAGGTCCCACTGGAGCCCCCATAAAGGAGTCGGTGCAGGAGGACGGG gaGCAGATTTGCAGCCATTTGGAGAACCTcaagaaacaaaggaaggagCTCTTAGAACTCAAAACGAGCGGAGAGAGGCGATGCCAAGACTTTCTG ACACGGACGGAGgctgaaaggcagaaaattgCATCAGAATTCCGTCAGCTCCACCGTtttctgaaggagaaggaagtgaTGCTTCTGGCACGGCTGGGAGAGCtggacagggctgtgctgaggaggcaggaggaggaggaggccaAGGTGCAGGGGGACATTTCTCTCCTAAGCATCCTCATCTGTGAGATGGAGGAGAAACTCAAGCGACCCACGTGTGGATTCCTACAG GATGCCAGAGGCACGCTGAACAG GTGGGAGATGGGCAGAACTCAAAGGACGACAGAGAGCTTTGCAGATGTGGAACGGAGGCTCCGTGTCATCTcccagcaaaataaaatcctcaAGGAGACGCTGGGGAGATTCCAAG ATCTTTTACCAtctgagctggagaaggaggaaggagcaTCCGTAGGAGAAGAGGGAGAGG CATTTGTCACCCTGgatcccagcactgccactgcgGGGCTCGTCCTGTCCCGGGACCGACGTGGGGTGAGATGGATGGACACAGGGCACAACGTGTCCCCTTGTCCCCAACGCTTCGATgtctcctgctgtgtgctgggctgtcGGGGCTTCACCTCAGGGAGGCACTTTTGGGATGTGGAGGTGATGGGTGGTGGCACGTGGGCACTCGGGGTGGCAcgcagctctgtgcccaggaAGGGTTGGCTCGCTTTCCATCCCGATTATGGGATTTGGGCCGTGGGATGCTGTAGAAACCGCTTCCGAGCTTTCACATCTCCCCCAACCGCCCTCCCCCTGGGTGGGAATCCCAACAGGATTCGAGTGGTGTTGGATTACGGAGGGGGACGGGTGGCTTTCTACCTCGCTGCCCAAAAAAATCCcatatttgctttccaaaatgcttctttttgcGGGGAGAGCATCTTCCCCTTCTTCTGGGTGGGCAGAGAATCCCACCTCCACCTCTGCCcctga
- the LOC125686249 gene encoding class II histocompatibility antigen, B-L beta chain-like: MGSGRVPAAGAVLVALLALGARPAAGTRPSAFFLHGFISECQFLNGTEQVRLLVRQIYNRQQFAHFDSDVGKYVADTALGEYPAEYWNNNTEYLEYFRGVVDTVCQYNYGIVEPFTVQRSVEPKVRVSALQSGSLSETDRLACYVTGFYPSEVEVKWLVNGREETERVVSTDVMQNGDWTYQVLVVLETVPRSGDSYVCRVEHGSLRQPVSQPWEPPSDAGRSKLLTGVGGFVLGLVFLALGLVVFLRGQKGRPVAAAPEMLN, encoded by the exons ATGGGGAGCGGGCGCGTCCCGGCGGCGGGGGCCGTGCTGGTGGCACTGCTGGCGCTGGGAGCCCGGCCGGCCGCCGGCACGCGGCCCTCGG CGTTCTTCCTCCACGGTTTTATATCTGAGTGCCAATTCCTGAACGGCACCGAGCAGGTGAGGCTTCTGGTCAGGCAGATCTACAACCGGCAGCAGTTCGCGCACTTCGACAGCGACGTGGGGAAATATGTGGCCGATACAGCGCTGGGAGAGTACCCGGCTGAATACTGGAACAACAACACTGAGTATCTGGAGTACTTCCGGGGTGTAGTGGACACGGTCTGCCAGTACAACTACGGGATTGTGGAGCCCTTCACGGTGCAGAGGAGCG TGGAGCCCAAGGTGCGGGTGTCGGCGCTGCAGTCGGGCTCCCTGTCCGAAACGGACCGCCTGGCGTGCTACGTGACGGGCTTCTACCCGTCGGAGGTCGAGGTGAAGTGGCTCGTGAACGGGCGCGAGGAGACGGAGCGCGTGGTGTCCACGGACGTGATGCAGAACGGGGACTGGACGTACCaggtgctggtggtgctggagaCCGTCCCGCGGAGCGGGGACAGCTACGTGTGCCGGGTGGAGCACGGCAGCCTGCGGCAGCCCGTCAGCCAGCCTTGGG AGCCGCCGTCGGACGCGGGCAGGAGCAAGCTGCTGACGGGCGTGGGGGGCTTCGTGCTGGGGCTCGTCTTCCTGGCGCTGGGGCTCGTCGTGTTCCTGCGCGGTCAGAAAG GGCGCCCCGTCGCCGCCGCTCCAG AGATGCTGAATTAG
- the LOC125686253 gene encoding LOW QUALITY PROTEIN: killer cell lectin-like receptor subfamily B member 1B allele A (The sequence of the model RefSeq protein was modified relative to this genomic sequence to represent the inferred CDS: substituted 1 base at 1 genomic stop codon): MDEEITYADLRQHAGCLSPAKQQHAWWLFQKVGVLGLLLLLLLLLVGLSMWVFQKTTPPPSTAQHCPETSGTRGMQLSGNASIEXFFCQSAPNSSAAPAACLLCPQFWRLLGDRCYRLSMRKGNWTQAKRECENLQSQLVVLRKKAEKDNLKEIAGAVNQPVWIGLEVSKNQWKWVDNSSFNTAEFGNLALMENHCGTFKNTEVEDDACNGEHEWICQKEPLHLHP; the protein is encoded by the exons ATGGATGAGGAAATTACTTATGCTGATTTAAggcagcatgcaggctgtttGTCTCCTGCGAAGCAGCAGCACG CTTGGTGGCTCTTCCAGAAGGTCggtgtgctggggctgctgctgctgctgctgctgctgctggtggggctCAGCATGTGGG TCTTTCAGAAAACAACTCCACCCCcaagcactgcccagcactgccctgagACCAGCGGGACCAGGGGGATGCAGCTGAGTGGGAACGCCTCCATTGAGTAGTTCTTCTGCCAATCCGCACcaaacagctctgcag cccctgctgcctgcctgctctgtcCCCAGTTCTGGAGGCTTTTAGGGGACCGATGCTACAGGCTTTCCATGAGAAAGGGGAACTGGACACAAGCTAAAAGGGAGTGTGAAAATCTGCAGTCTCAGCTGGTGGTGCTCCGGAAGAAGGCAGAGAAG GATAACCTCAAGGAGATTGCAGGTGCAGTGAATCAACCGGTGTGGATTGGATTGGAAGTGTCCAAAAACCAATGGAAATGGGTGGACAACTCCTCCTTCAACACCGCAGA GTTTGGCAATCTTGCATTGATGGAGAATCACTGCGGGACCTtcaagaacacagaagtggaggaCGATGCCTGTAATGGTGAACATGAATGGATCTGCCAGAAAGAACCTTTGCATCTCCATCCATAA
- the LOC125686245 gene encoding myelin-oligodendrocyte glycoprotein-like isoform X2 yields the protein MLIQCTPRLPPVLWQCFSCIHVPGECRAPGWCTKLQWDVGVQSSPVVFLIAKGAKFLKLNYCTLELSRGRSWAKLLLPSFSPAQMHSVLGCNHPTSALPWRILLPLMALHLLRPGSAQLRVVAPSAHVTAIVGQDVVLRCQLSPCKDAWSSDIRWIQHRSSGLVHHYQSGQDLEQMEEYKGRTELLRDGLFDGNLELRITAVRSSDSGSYSCAVQDDDNYADAVVNLEVSDPFSQIVHPWQVALAVVITLLIGSFVINAFLLRKQVAQSRKLKRKDAELETSKAKLETLAESLDISDAKSELLAEKQNRSMQYRRLQLKNRRQARQRRTL from the exons ATGCTCATACAGTGCACCCCACGGCTTCCTCCTGTTCTATGGCAATGCTTCTCCTGCATCCATGTTCCTGGTGAATGTAGAGCCCCAGGGTGGTGCACAAAGCTGCAATGGGATGTTGGTGTTCAAAGTTCTCCAGTTGTTTTCCTCATTGCGAAAGGGGCAAAGTTCCTCAAACTAAATTACTGCACcctggagctgagcagaggtCGAAGCTGGGCAAAG ctccttctcccctccttttctccagcacAGATGCATTCCGTATTGGGCTGCAACCACCCCACTTCTGCCCTCCCCTGGAGGATCCTCCTGCCTCTCATGGCTCTGCACCTCCTCCGCCCAGGATCAG cccagctcagggTGGTGGCACCGAGCGCCCATGTCACTGCCATCGTGGGACAGGACGTCGTGCTACGCTGCCAGTTGTCCCCTTGCAAGGATGCTTGGAGCTCAGACATCAGATGGATCCAGCACCGGTCCTCTGGTTTAGTGCACCACTATCAAAGTGGACAGGACCTGGAGCAGATGGAGGAATACAAAGGGAGGACAGAACTGCTCAGGGATGGTCTCTTTGATGGAAACCTGGAACTGCGCATCACTGCTGTGAGATCTTCTGACAGTGGCTcctacagctgtgctgtgcaagaTGATGATAATTACGCAGACGCTGTGGTGAACCTGGAGGTGTCAG ATCCCTTTTCCCAAATCGTCCATCCCTGGCAGGTGGCTCTGGCTGTGGTCATCACACTTCTCATTGGGTCATTTGTCATCAATGCTTTTCTCCTTAGAAAGCAAg tggcacagagcagaaagtTGA AGAGAAAAGATGCAGAGTTGG agaCAAGCAAGGCAAAGTTGG AGACTCTAGCTGAAAGTCTGG acaTAAGTGATGCTAAGTCGG AGCTACtagctgaaaaacaaa acaGAAGCATGCAATATCGG AGACTCCAGCTAAAAAACAGA agaCAAGCAAGGCAACGTCGG aCACTCTAG
- the LOC125686238 gene encoding tripartite motif-containing protein 10-like isoform X2, with protein sequence MASAASRAKEKGEGGSHHPVPEHRMDDGGGGGAWPERGRLGDTEVIGHRNHLRKGNFHTKLHLEHLAEKLKLLGLEGDKGEKEKLCSWRKRTFLSNGPRDDGGPTGAPIKESVQEDGEQICSHLENLKKQRKELLELKTSGERRCQDFLTRTEAERQKIASEFRQLHRFLKEKEVMLLARLGELDRAVLRRQEEEEAKVQGDISLLSILICEMEEKLKRPTCGFLQDARGTLNRWEMGRTQRTTESFADVERRLRVISQQNKILKETLGRFQDLLPSELEKEEGASVGEEGEAFVTLDPSTATAGLVLSRDRRGLTATSSASRASPGGWWCNITARSGWERWQFPFPAALPYGKPQKNLSGSGGIRTHAPEETGALIQRLRPLGHATQLETPEFSMENENNKKRS encoded by the exons ATGGCCTCCGCTGCTTCTagagcaaaggaaaagggagaggggGGCTCCCACCACCCTGTCCCAGAGCATCGGATGGAcgatggaggtggaggtggagcgTGGCCAGAGCGAGGACGGCTCGGGGATACGGAGGTCATCGGCCACCGAAACCACCTCAGGAAAGGGAATTTCCACACAAAGCTCCACTTGGAGCACCTGGCAGAGAAGCTGAAGCTTTTGGGGCTGGAAGGAGACAAAGGGGAGAAGGAGAAGCTCTGCTCGTGGCGCAAGAGGACGTTCCTCTCCAATGGACCTCGGGATGATGGAGGTCCCACTGGAGCCCCCATAAAGGAGTCGGTGCAGGAGGACGGG gaGCAGATTTGCAGCCATTTGGAGAACCTcaagaaacaaaggaaggagCTCTTAGAACTCAAAACGAGCGGAGAGAGGCGATGCCAAGACTTTCTG ACACGGACGGAGgctgaaaggcagaaaattgCATCAGAATTCCGTCAGCTCCACCGTtttctgaaggagaaggaagtgaTGCTTCTGGCACGGCTGGGAGAGCtggacagggctgtgctgaggaggcaggaggaggaggaggccaAGGTGCAGGGGGACATTTCTCTCCTAAGCATCCTCATCTGTGAGATGGAGGAGAAACTCAAGCGACCCACGTGTGGATTCCTACAG GATGCCAGAGGCACGCTGAACAG GTGGGAGATGGGCAGAACTCAAAGGACGACAGAGAGCTTTGCAGATGTGGAACGGAGGCTCCGTGTCATCTcccagcaaaataaaatcctcaAGGAGACGCTGGGGAGATTCCAAG ATCTTTTACCAtctgagctggagaaggaggaaggagcaTCCGTAGGAGAAGAGGGAGAGG CATTTGTCACCCTGgatcccagcactgccactgcgGGGCTCGTCCTGTCCCGGGACCGACGTGGG CTTACAGCGACCAGCAGCGCTTCCAGAGCGTCTCCTGGGGGCTGGTGGTGCAACATCACAGCACGGAGCGGCTGGGAGAGGTGGCAATTCCCTTTTCCAGCTGCGCTTCCGTACGGGAAGCCCCAAAAGAATCTTTCTGGCAGCGGTGGGATTCGAACCCACGCCCCCGAAGAGACTGGAGCCTTAATCCAGCGCCTTAGACCGCTCGGCCACGCTACCCAGCTGGAAACCCCCGAATTCTCGATGGAAAatgagaacaacaaaaaaagaagttaa
- the LOC125686245 gene encoding myelin-oligodendrocyte glycoprotein-like isoform X1: MLIQCTPRLPPVLWQCFSCIHVPGECRAPGWCTKLQWDVGVQSSPVVFLIAKGAKFLKLNYCTLELSRGRSWAKLLLPSFSPAQMHSVLGCNHPTSALPWRILLPLMALHLLRPGSAQLRVVAPSAHVTAIVGQDVVLRCQLSPCKDAWSSDIRWIQHRSSGLVHHYQSGQDLEQMEEYKGRTELLRDGLFDGNLELRITAVRSSDSGSYSCAVQDDDNYADAVVNLEVSDPFSQIVHPWQVALAVVITLLIGSFVINAFLLRKQVAQSRKLKRKDAELETSKAKLETLAESLDISDAKSELLAEKQNRSMQYRVSLLPQTRDLGSSHRFSHGMIT; the protein is encoded by the exons ATGCTCATACAGTGCACCCCACGGCTTCCTCCTGTTCTATGGCAATGCTTCTCCTGCATCCATGTTCCTGGTGAATGTAGAGCCCCAGGGTGGTGCACAAAGCTGCAATGGGATGTTGGTGTTCAAAGTTCTCCAGTTGTTTTCCTCATTGCGAAAGGGGCAAAGTTCCTCAAACTAAATTACTGCACcctggagctgagcagaggtCGAAGCTGGGCAAAG ctccttctcccctccttttctccagcacAGATGCATTCCGTATTGGGCTGCAACCACCCCACTTCTGCCCTCCCCTGGAGGATCCTCCTGCCTCTCATGGCTCTGCACCTCCTCCGCCCAGGATCAG cccagctcagggTGGTGGCACCGAGCGCCCATGTCACTGCCATCGTGGGACAGGACGTCGTGCTACGCTGCCAGTTGTCCCCTTGCAAGGATGCTTGGAGCTCAGACATCAGATGGATCCAGCACCGGTCCTCTGGTTTAGTGCACCACTATCAAAGTGGACAGGACCTGGAGCAGATGGAGGAATACAAAGGGAGGACAGAACTGCTCAGGGATGGTCTCTTTGATGGAAACCTGGAACTGCGCATCACTGCTGTGAGATCTTCTGACAGTGGCTcctacagctgtgctgtgcaagaTGATGATAATTACGCAGACGCTGTGGTGAACCTGGAGGTGTCAG ATCCCTTTTCCCAAATCGTCCATCCCTGGCAGGTGGCTCTGGCTGTGGTCATCACACTTCTCATTGGGTCATTTGTCATCAATGCTTTTCTCCTTAGAAAGCAAg tggcacagagcagaaagtTGA AGAGAAAAGATGCAGAGTTGG agaCAAGCAAGGCAAAGTTGG AGACTCTAGCTGAAAGTCTGG acaTAAGTGATGCTAAGTCGG AGCTACtagctgaaaaacaaa acaGAAGCATGCAATATCGGGTGAGTCTCCTTCCTCAAACCAGAGATTTGGGGTCTTCCCATAGGTTCAGCCATGGGATGATAACCTGA
- the LOC125686254 gene encoding C-type lectin domain family 2 member E-like isoform X1: MEEMREHPNFGGTERSRREGPSHRECISFQLTMAAVFTVLLITAVAFAVQAFQPHPQPCAQCPFDWVGFRGKCYYFSEDESNWTASRNNCSALGASLAVFDSAEDLSFTMRHKGSSPHWVGLSREGEEHPWQWMTRSPSSHPFQVQGDGLCAYLGDFGLSSSHCSAHRNWVCTKPALQNPRKNFCIST; this comes from the exons ATGGAGGAAATGAGGGAGCATCCCAACTTTGGGGGCACGGAACGGAGCAGGAGGGAAG GTCCCAGCCACAGGGAGTGCATTTCCTTCCAGCTCACGATGGCAGCTGTGTTCACAGTGCTGCTCATCACTGCTGTTGCCTTTGCAG TGCAGGCGttccagccccatccccagccctgtgctcagtgTCCCTTCGACTGGGTCGGATTCAGAGGGAAATGCTATTACTTTTCTGAGGATGAGAGCAATTGGACGGCCAGCCGGAACAACTGCTCTGCTCTTGGTGCTTCCTTGGCTGTGTTTGACAGCGCTGAGGACTTG aGCTTCACAATGAGACACAAAGGCAGCTCCCCCCACTGGGTTGGCCTCTCACGGGAAGGCGAAGAGCATCCGTGGCAATGGATGACCCGCTCACCTTCCTCTCACCC GTTCCAGGTGCAAGGCGATGGTCTCTGTGCGTACCTGGGGGACTTCGGGCTCAGCTCCTCCCACTGCAGCGCGCACAGGAATTGGGTTTGCACCAAACCTGCGTTGCAAAACCCGAGGAAGAACTTCTGCATCAGCACCTGA
- the LOC125686254 gene encoding uncharacterized protein LOC125686254 isoform X2 has protein sequence MEEMREHPNFGGTERSRREGPSHRECISFQLTMAAVFTVLLITAVAFAELHNETQRQLPPLGWPLTGRRRASVAMDDPLTFLSPVPGARRWSLCVPGGLRAQLLPLQRAQELGLHQTCVAKPEEELLHQHLSGSRTRTRDAKGGTESEELRFQLRSAAAGGQCAPPAQVRQCRLWGCAPQSKSRAEL, from the exons ATGGAGGAAATGAGGGAGCATCCCAACTTTGGGGGCACGGAACGGAGCAGGAGGGAAG GTCCCAGCCACAGGGAGTGCATTTCCTTCCAGCTCACGATGGCAGCTGTGTTCACAGTGCTGCTCATCACTGCTGTTGCCTTTGCAG aGCTTCACAATGAGACACAAAGGCAGCTCCCCCCACTGGGTTGGCCTCTCACGGGAAGGCGAAGAGCATCCGTGGCAATGGATGACCCGCTCACCTTCCTCTCACCC GTTCCAGGTGCAAGGCGATGGTCTCTGTGCGTACCTGGGGGACTTCGGGCTCAGCTCCTCCCACTGCAGCGCGCACAGGAATTGGGTTTGCACCAAACCTGCGTTGCAAAACCCGAGGAAGAACTTCTGCATCAGCACCTGAGCGGCTCCCGGACCCGAACACGCGATGCAAAAGGAGGAACCGAAAGCGAAGAGCTCCGCTTTCAGCTgcgctcagcagcagcaggagggcaaTGCGCTCCTCCAGCCCAGGTCCGACAGTGCCGCCTATGGGGCTGCGCGCCCCAAAGCAAATCCCGGGCGGAGCTTTGA